A genomic region of Oenanthe melanoleuca isolate GR-GAL-2019-014 chromosome 25, OMel1.0, whole genome shotgun sequence contains the following coding sequences:
- the LOC130263050 gene encoding Fc receptor-like protein 4, protein MARDTGMAGKVALLLWEPLVLQVPARALLEGDTVTLRCRGWQDKPVTKVGFYKDERDLGESLGGTELSLSPLELHNSGRYRCGGLVASGMSLSAPVTVTVHELFTVPVLEGPPELTEGSPLNLSCLSTPSPLRPPAPLLYRFYRDGQSVGGPQGFPQLLVPAVGVSHSGNYSCEVRSEGGAVRKSSARLGVTVRRVPLSGVSLSVQPPGGQVALGDRLVLNCKVAVGTGPLSFSWHRGDMNAPMGTGPRLELQHVGYNDSGQYQCRVSDGDNVVESPAVNVTVLVPVTPQGNWNRAVAAGLGGSLLFLVLLVGGAVGWHQWNNMADRKEQERALPEPLAPPEEGEVLYTHVVSTKQTGVSPRATTLQDPQVTYAELAATHGRPRECGDIYGNVL, encoded by the exons atggccagggacaccgGGATGGCCGGGAAGGTGGcgctgctcctgtggg agccgctggtgctgcaggtgccagcacgggcactgctggagggggacacggtgacactgcGCTGCCGGGGCTGGCAGGACAAGCCTGTCACCAAGGTGGGATTTTACAAGGACGAGCGGGATCTGGGGGAGTCCCTCGGGGGCACCGAGCTGTCCCTCTcccccctggagctgcacaacAGCGGCCGATACCGCTGCGGGGGCTTGGTGGCCTCAGGAATGTCACTGTCAGCAccggtgacagtgacagtgcacG agctcttcaCGGTGCCGGTTCTGGAGGGTCCCCCCGAGCTCACCGAGGGGTCCCCCCTCaatctcagctgcctcagcacccccagccccctgcggcccccagcccccctcctGTACCGCTTCTACCGGGACGGGCAGTCGGTGGGGGGCCCGCAGGGGTTCCCGCAGCTCCTGGTGCCCGCCGTGGGGGTCTCCCACTCGGGGAATTACAGCTGCGAGGTGCGCTCCGAGGGGGGGGCCGTGCGGaagagcagcgcccggctcggCGTCACGGTGCGCA GGGTCCCGCTCTCGGGGGTGTCCCTGTCGGTGCAGCCCCCTGGGGgacaggtggcactgggggaccGCCTGGTGCTGAACTGCAAGGTGGCCGTGGGGACAGGTCCCCTGTCCTTCTCCTGGCACCGGGGGGACATGAACGCACCAATGGGCACTGGCCCTcgcctggagctgcagcatgtTGGGTATAATGACAGCGGCCAGTACCAGTGCCGAGTCAGCGATGGGGACAATGTGGTCGAGAGCCCCGCAGTGAACGTCACTGTCCTGG TGCCTGTGACACCACAGGGAAACTGGAACAGAG cagtggcCGCAGGCCTTGGCgggtccctcctcttcctcgtCCTACTCGTGGGtggagctgtgggctggcaCCAATGGAACAACATGG ctgacaggaaggagcaggaaag GGccctcccagagcccctggCCCCCCCAGAGGAGGGGGAGGTGCTGTACACCCACGTCGTGAGCACCAAGCAGACGGGGG TGTCCCCACGTGCCACCACACTCCAGGATCCCCAGGTGACCTACGCGGAGCTGGCAGCAACCCATGGGCGACCGCGGGAATGTGGGGACATCTACGGGAATGTGCTGTGA